The window GTGTAGTTATGGCAATTAAATTCTGACCTCCCACAATTGACCAATTATTCATTTAATTGAGCTTTTAAGTTTTCGGTTATTTGCCTAAGGATAAAGGACTAGAATTTATCCTTGacataatttaagtaaaatggACTGTTCTTTCATCTACCAACTGTAATTTAAAGTCTTAAAAGGCAACTCCACGTCAGCCTGAAGTGTAGTAATCCAATTGGGAACCTTTGAGTAACAAGCACCCCAAGGACCAATGGCTCCGCCCAACATTCGCAGGACTTACAACTTCCggactaaaattgcaaaccaAAAAGCCAATGCACCGGTTGGCGGCGCATTACCTTGGCTTAGTTCGGCACCATTTTTCAGCCAGTACATACATTGTTTTGGCTTATCGGTGAACTTTTTGCAAATACAACAAGTCACAGTAGGAAATAAAATCGAGGTCGGAGGTTACGGCCGGCACGCCAGTCCTACGAAAGTGTGCCATAAATCTGCCCGTTTTTGgccacttttttgtttttgtttctttttccgTTTATATGACGAGCCATGCGAATGTTGCAAGTTTTTGGAAATGGGGCAGGATCCAAAGAAATCGTTGACATGAAGTGACAAACTCGGCAAAAACTACGCTCGGCAATTTCCCACAAATCATGTAATTGCAGTTATCCTTGTGGAAAACGTTGAGTGCTTTTTGAtggctttttgtttaaaaaaaaaaagaaatacgtATATGATGGAAAAACTTGAGACTTTATGAAAAAGACTATTTAGTTTTCTTTATTATCCTGGATATTATATAGTTTAGTTTATAGATCTCTATTcctaaaaatattcttaaagcCCCTACTGTTTCAAGCTGTTTAGTATAAGATACTCCAATATAATTTCTAATAACTTACAAACCTTTTTATTAAACcatttttcaaaacattttatCCTTACAGTTAAACCTCGCTAATTAGCAATTAAAAAAAGGACAACAATGTTCAGCGCCACACGGAATGTAAAGGATAAGTGAAGAGCCACTACAAAATACCAAACATTACGTCAACATTAGAGGGAGAGACGAGTAGAAGAAAGCTTTTCCCGAGGGCCTATCCACCTGGGCGGGCAAGGTGAATCTGTTCCAGCACACCATGTCATCGATCTCGGCGCAGGGCGTGGTCGAGCGGGCCTCCGCCGAACTGTCCAAGCGCATCAACGGGCTGGGACTGCGCTCGAAACACCACCACAGCGGGAGTGGGTCCGGTGACGCGGCCTCCACCCCCGGAACAACCGCCGCTGCTCCCGCGTCCAGTGGCAAGACGTCGGTAATGGAGCGGGTGACGAACGCGCTGTGCGGCGGTGGCAACAATTCCAACTCCAACTCCGGATCGGGTTCCAATAGTTCCGCCAATTCCACAGCGTCGGCAGGCGCTTCTGCTGCCACATCGCCCGCCAGCAATGCGAATCCTCCCCAGACACCCGACAAACCCTCCCGGGGCAGCAGTCCTAGTCCAGGCGGCATGTCCTTGTCCAGTGGCCAGACACAAGTACCCAACTCCACTCACCATCTcctgcaacaacagcagcaacagcaacaacagcagcagcagcagcaacaacagttgcaacagcaacaccaccaaCTACAGGCCTCCACGCTGATCAACTCCAACCACCATGTAATGGTGGGTCCAGCCCCGCCCACGGGCATGCCCCTGGGAGCACCGCCCACTCCCACGGTCAAGTCGATTGCCAAGCAGATGAATATAACCATACCGGGCGGCGGAGTCGGCCCAGGATCTCCCACATTCAGCACAATGGGCATGGTGGCGGCGCAAAAGGCTGCCGGTGGAGGCACTGGAGGAACGCCACTGCAGTTGCGGAAACAACTGCCCAATCCTCACCTGCATCACCCGTACGGCAGCATGGGCGTCAACCAGTCCGCGCTTATCCTGCAGCACCAACTCCACCCGCCGCCCATCCACAGCATCGAGTCCCTGATGCTGGACGATCGTTTTCTGAGCCGCTTCTTCCAGTACTTCTCGCCGTACGAGCGTCGAGTCCTGGCCCAGGTGTGCGTCAAGTGGCGGGACACACTGTACCGCAGTCCACGCTACTGGAGCGGCCTGCTGCCGACCCTCCAGTGCCGCGAGCTCCGACAGATGCCCAGTTGCGATCGCAGCAAGCTCTACAACTCGCTCATCCGGCGCGGCTTCCACGCCCTCGGGCTGGTGGGCGCCTCCGACGAGGATGCCCTGGACGTGGTCCACTCGTTCCCGCTCGCCTCCAAGCACGTCCATTCGCTCAGCCTGCGCTGCTCCTCAATCAGTGATCGGGGTCTCGAGACTCTGTTGGATCATCTTCAGGTGagattaataattattatgcAAAGAGTTTAGAGTTATGGAGTTAAGAGAGGGTATGGTCTATGGAGAGTACAGAGTTTAaatactaaaatatatataaaggcTTTTAAGcagtaataataattaatatatttttatattctaTTAATATCTagatataaaaatacaaaagaaaaTCTAACAAAACTTGAAATCTTACACGTAGCTCATGAATATTTAAACCACTTTTAAAGCCAGACTTTGTTAGTTTctgttgaaaatattttccaaaatgCCTCTGTCAATCTCCAGAATAAATAACCATTAAGATAAATCTTTGCGAAAATTCATCCTAGCagactgaaaaaaaatttttggcaAGAATCGTCCTCAGTCCTCAAGACCCTACAGCCCTCCAACCCTACGCCCTTGAGATACGAGTGTATAAGAAAAGTTCTCGTCTACCCGTAAGCCCGAATAATGGAATGTCGTTTGTTTAAAATGCAAGACAACTTTGCCCCAGGGCTGAGGCGGCAATGTCCGGAAATCTGGCCCTAAAGGCCATCCCTGGGCATCCCAGGGTGTTTGGATCTGGGGACTCAGCTGTCCCATGCAAACGACTTTCATTTGGCTTAATGTCTGACTTGGTTTTTTTTCCCTGTTCTGTCGGATATCGCATAGCCCCCCTTGTGGAGGAGTGGAGAGACTGGAGATATTTTTGCCGAAACATTTCGAAGAGGATGTGTGGACGTGTGGGCGTGTATGTGTGGCAAGTTGACAGTGGTCAGTCCCCCTCAGTTCGGGGCATCGCTCAACCAAAATAAATTCGCACACAAATCTGTGCTCTGGTTAACGCTAaactattttcatttttatttcgggACCTGTGCCGCGCGCCAGAGAAATGAAACGTGTCAGAGCTGAAAAGTGTGTCATCGGATGGTCGGCGAGTGCCCGAATTTGCACCCTCTCGAACTTGTCTGGCGGCATAATGAATTGATGCGATCAATTTCAGATGCAAATCACATCAAAGCCttcataaatttcatttaatttagcCAAATATTTGTGTGAGCCAAGTTGTGTGTTCGAATCACTCGCACTCAGCATTCATAATTTCTACGCTCTGCCAGGTGAATATTTTATGAGGTGGGCTAGAGTATCGGCCAATTAgcttttgtttagaggaataTGAATTGCTTGTGTTGgctgaaaatatatattcccaAACTAATTTGTGCGGAAACAGTAGTGGTGTGATAATAGCGTCTTTCTATAAGCAGAAATCTAGAAAATCAGCTTACCCAAGGTCCTGAAAATTACCTTCATTAAGGCCACAGCAATCCATAATTCTATGGCTTTCCCATTTGTTTCTCGATAGACATCCCtgtaatttcatatttttttgtcggACTGCCTCAATAATCCCCAGCAACCCCAATCGAATTTCGACGAACAAGTGGAGACCTTAATTGATGGCCAACTGTGGTGAGGGCCCTGGGCAAACTAATCCATTCATTTCATGGACCAATCCCAAGCAATCTGCGAGCCTAATCCACCAGGGACCCAGCATGGGGCACCGGAAACGAAGCAAACACATACACAGTTAGTGGCATATATGTACACTCCCGAGTCCGAGTCTCTAGTCTCGAGTCCGTAAAGTGGATAATGTTTTGGTGAACTGGCTGTGGCCAAGTTGGCAGAAGCGTTTTCCATGATTTTGCGGTCCTGTCAGCTCAGTCCATCACACACTCAATGAGTTGACTCCCATCTCCTCTATTCTCCTCTTCTCTGCGTAGCCAGAGTCCTTCTGTGAGGATATATAATTGAGTTTCTAGGGTGAACTTTAGGAAAGACAGAAGCCACAGGGCGGATGAGTGATGAGACAAGATAGCAAATGATGTTGATCTTTGGATGGCAGTCTCTTTTATAtacacatttaaaaaaaatattaaaattatctaAAGCAAACTTTAAAccgtaaataaataaaattaaataagtaatCCGGTTTTAGCCACATTTTTCCAACTAAAATGCTTAAAAACCAAAACGCGCCTACattgcgtatgagtaatattggTGACTGGGTTTACGGCTCGCCTTATGGCCAACTTTAATGGCTGAAACAATTCCACCCCGGTCACACGTCACACAGGACTGCTGATGTCAGAATTAATCCAGTGTGAATGCATGTCATGTTTATGAGCCAGGTTCCACGGTCAGGACCTAAAACTTGGGCCCTGAGAGGACGGAGGGCCCGACAAGCGGTTTGATTGCAAATTGTTGTCGCTGACAATGTCAACAACAATGACACACCGGGGACAAACGGAGCCCAGCAATGATGCCCAGAAAGGATCAACCGCACCGGGCTTAGGAATTCGACCTTGGGGACTATGCATGTGTGAATTTTTCAATCCCATTTCCCATGTAAAATGCGGAAATAAAAAGCTAACCAACATGCAAGGCTAAATTAATGCCTAGTTACTGAATGCGACGGAAATGCGGTGACTTTCCTGCATTCCCATACATATTTAATGCCAAGAGTGTGCTGCAGTCGCTTTGGCTTTACTTTATATGCAATTTCCGCATCGCAATTCCAAAGTTTCCACTCCAGACTTTAGGCCCCGGAGCACGTTGAACTCGATACCGCTGACCCATAAAATTATGCTACGCTCTTGCACCTCCGGCCGTATATAATGCGGATTAAATTGAAACTGCAATTGCGGCATTAAATTGGCCAATTTATTAAAGTATACCAAggaattgcatttaatttgctATGAAAATATACGTAGTGTTTACTGTTTCATAAATATTGATTGATGGTCCTTTCCAACTAAAGTTTTGAGCCTCTACGTACGGGAAACTAAGTAAAGAGAACCATACTTCAGCAGAAACCTCAGAAGCCGGAGGGAAAAACTTTATCCAGCCAAATAGTTACACATTCGTGGATGTGTTTTTTGCCTCCATTAGCATTTCATTGTTGGGATTCTTGTTGGCGTGGCTCGGTGACTTTTCCCCATCGATTTTGGCTTCCCCATCGTCCTGACACATGGTGGCAGTAAAAAGTTTCCCTTGGCTGCCTTAGTCAGTGTAGTGTGTGGGCAAAAAAAGTTTCACAATTGtccataaaaacaaaaacaatacgaaaatacatatataagtACCAAGGCAAAATCCAAAACAACAGCCAAGCATTTACAATTCATAATGAAGTCATGCCAAAGGCTtgtattttctcttttttttttgttcgccTGATTGCTGGAAAAGTTAACCAATGTACAGAATCCAATTACTGGCCATGTATATTCAACATATCCTTAATTATACCATTTTATACGCTAATGAGTTGGGACTGGGCTTTTAATTTATGCAACGTTAATAATGTAAATAGTAGTCGGTCTTAAATggctttaaatttaataaaatctttgaGCAGGCAAATCCTGGGGATACTTCCGCAAAAGATACGGATTTAATTCGTATCTTGCCGTGAGTTAAGCTGTTtacgttttattatttctcgAATTCCTTTGCCTTTCTCGctcatataaaaataattgttgTTTATCCTGGGGAGTGGATTTGATTCGCCTTTGAAAAAATGCGTTTTGTGTTCATGTGACCATCCgttgattttcatttttatttcacgCTTCCGGCTGCATTTgttctttattgtttttgttttgtttggttttatttccGGTTCCGGGGGACATTGTGAGGACACTGGTGGGATTATTCGACACAAAGTCTGCAACTCGAATGGGACTCCGATGTGATTTCCTCGCCATGTTTTGCACTTGAAAAGGTCAAAGTTTATCGAGTTATGGCATTCGAACTGCTTTTACAATAACACGTAGAGGAAGAGTTTATGAGAAGGCTTGGTTCATAAATCTATGCTCCTTAAACTGAGCTGGAGAAgtacaatttaatttattgggTGGTGACAGAGCCAACATATACATCATAATATAGTCGGAATTTAAATTCATCGTCACACTTAGTTTCCCTGCAATCTTCATGGTCTTGaagtaatttttaaataattaactGAACATTAAACATTTTCCGCAGCAGACATTTCACATTCACTGCATACTTACTTACCTgagattttatatttatttataatatataccCACTCTTctgatatatatttatgtaaaatatatatacttaatCACATACTTATTGAgatatttttgttgaaatatttttctctTGCTTTCGTTTTCTGGTCGCCAAGTGTCAACATTTATGAAGGCTGTGAAATGTCCAAAAGTATTTTCGAATATCATCGGTGTGGCAGATCATAAAAACATTTGACGATCTGACAACAGACTTCACACTTTTAGACGGATATACCAAATTTCAgattattgaaatttaaaaagaaaaaacacaggctatttaaaagtttttaaacattttccaaataaGTAAAAAGTCTTTTGATGGAGCTTGTCCCTTGGGCCATTAGGTGATTCGATTCTTAAATACTATTCATAATAAaaagtaatttaatttaataaaaaaccaaaaattgaAGTGTAGAACATTTATCATtcaattatgaaataaatcTTATTACTTTCCTGTATTTTTCAGAGTCTCTTCGAACTGGAGCTAGCAGGATGCAATGAGGTGACCGAGGCAGGACTGTGGGCGTGCCTGACGCCCCGAATCGTGTCCTTGTCGCTGGCGGACTGCATCAATATCGCCGACGAGGCAGTGGGGGCGGTGGCCCAGCTGCTGCCCTCCCTCTACGAGTTCTCATTGCAGGCAAGTACAAAGTggacaacacaaaaaaaaagaaggattCTGCGGTTTCCGGACTCAAACTAATTGAATCTTCTCCTCGTTCCCCATCAGGCTTACCATGTCACGGATGCGGCTCTGGGCTATTTTTCACCAAAACAGAGCCACAGCCTCAGCATATTGCGATTGCAGTCGTGCTGGGAACTAACCAACCATGGCATCGTTAATATTGGTAAGTGAATCGCCTCTCCAGTCCTGGAATTAATCAAATAACATGTGAAGCGAATGTGTAGGAGAGAGCTTCAATTTGTCACAGATAAAAAATGGTAGCAGTTGGCAATATCACTGAAAAAACTATAACAAATTTTATGCAGTCTCCATAAAAAGCAAATCATCAGAGAAATATCCAGtgaattattttattctcaGTGGAAGCTATAATTCCACCGTACAATCAGAATTGTTAAGCGCTGCTAAAAGGCCGTTTCCATCGACTGTAATGTTTAATTCAGAAATGTGGACCTACAACTGGGCTACTACCATCCTCATGTATCTCACAACCGTGTTGAGAATATTCCAGAAAAACTGTGCCGGATATCTACCGGGAGTGTGCCATGTTTGGGGTTCCGAGTCGCAGTCGGAGTTGTGAAAGGAATTTTCGAACATAACATTGTAATTGAAATGCCCAGGCTAGTTGCTGTGTCCTTACCCGTATTCCTTACGGGTTTGTCCTGCTTCCGAATGCCCAAAAAGCGGGTATCCTTCGGCCCTCGTCATCATTTCAAAACACTGCCACTGCACTCAACTAATTGAAACTTTTTGTGGGACACACTTTTTGTGCCAGCCTGTTTCCTGGCCCCACAAAATAAGCAGCCATTCCAACATCCTTTGACATCACATAGAAAAAAGGACCctttttacacaaaaattgACAGGGTCCAACCTAAAAAGAGCCCTGCCCTCGGACGTCCTCTGATTTCCTTTCTAAACAaatccaaaaagcaaaaaattgtttacgaataaacttttaattaaattagatTCAAATGAAATTAGAATTTAAAGCTTGTATAATATTTtggaaaagtaaacaaaactcTTTTatgataaaaacaaaactttgtGTAGATTTCTAAAATCAGTATCTGAAAtctaagaatatttttaaattatgtgTGATAGTTTTATATGAAATTAGACTTACTTCTGTGGTATTCAGTTGCCATGCTTTTTCCATTAAAGGGTTAAAAATATCGTAACACTCTAAAACAGTGGAagttcaaaattattttacgTCAAAGGATATGTCTGTGGTACATACCCTTGtgctttttttcaaaagaaagCGACTGACAAGGCGGCTTTTGAAAACGTAATGGCTTATTATCGAAACACtcaactaaaaaatattttattcaatatggtttcatttgatttttgaTCAACTTACAAGTCACAATAGCCTGAATGAATTCTTTGCAGAGCTCGTGGATGCCTGCTTTGGATTTAAAAATCattaacaaaataattaagggaataacaaatttcattttaaaagttttgaAGTTgagtttattattaaatatgggTTCTACATGATTTTCATTTAAGTCCTCGATATAATTAGCTTTTCATTTTAAAAGCCAccgtatataattcattttctTAAAGCTATTCactataaaattttatatcaaCATTTTAAAACATCTCCTAGTCAAAAAATTCGTTTATTTAAGCTATTAAGTTTTCGATTATGGCCACGAGTGTTAACCCTTTACTTGGCCTTTGAACACATTCAGGATAAACATGGTCGTAAAACACTTTAATTGACGTGCAGCTCAGCAATTTTAAAGCGTGCTTAGGGGGCTTTTTCAGCTGCCTGTTCGTAAACTCATTTAATATGCGATCGACAGCGCTGGAAAGCATAAACCTGGCACTTCTTCCCCTTTACTACTTTACTATTGGCAGGGTTATGGGTCGGTCTGGAGGTGCAGGGAGTCGGCAGGTGGAAGGTTAGACTCTTTTTCACTTTGCCTATGCCAGGTTATGCCCGGTGACCTTTGATGCCAcccacccaccaccaccacctgaGTCCACAGTCGGGAGCCTCGACGAAACTTTGCAATCAATTTCATGGCACGTCATTTTCTTTTCTCCCCATCACCATCATTCCCCGGTTGCAATCAACAAAGGCAAAGGGCTGCCACTGCCGCAAATTAAGCTGCCGGTTGCTGCAGGCGCCCAGGTAGATGGCTTACCTGGCTCCTATATCCTCCGCAGCCACAATCACAAGCACACCAAGCCTTTTCCCGTGCAGTGTGTCCTGAGTGTCCTCAGTTAACCAGCCAGATTTTAGTTTTCAGGCGGAAAAGTCGCGCTTCGCAATCGAATTATTACAGTTCAATGATCAGCGACGCAGGTCcttattaaatattcaacGATATTGCACTGTAAtgttttacataaaaatactgaaaaataccacaaatatTCTAGACTGCCAACATCTacatattataaatattaaactttatgccaaaaaaaatattaaatcccACTTGTACACACACTTTTTCAAGCATATTTTATGCCTCTATTGAATTTTGATGGATGGAAAGCCAACAAAACAGCATCAAAAGCCGAAAAATTCCAATAACAAAAGTATGAAAAGCATATTACACATCCGCCCCGTATAACAAGGATTTCCAGCCTTCTGTATGTCGGCCTgtgttttatttgtatttatgttGGGCTGGGGGTTCCTGGGCTGTGAGTGTagtgggcggtgggcggtgTACTATGTACCCGCCCATAAGCAAATAGGCGCCATATTTAATGATGGCATTTTGTATAAATTGCCGCCCAATCATAAACTGTTTGCCCATCGAGCGTAAACAAGTCAACAAaggaataaaaatcaaattcgTTGAAGGAACAGATAAATGACAACATCCGttggtatttatttatttttcgttttatttCGAATGACCGCAGAACGGAAATTCGTATTTAATTAATGGTCCTCCTCGAATATTTAGTCCTCGAAGGAATTTGGCATTGATTTCCGCCATAAGCCAACCACATAATTAATGCAATGGATGAATTGCTTTTTATATTAAACTAATTGatgttgaatttttaattgattcaatttatgtGGAAAATACATATGAATTGTTAAAACATCTCTTCGGATACTTTTGCGTTTAAACCCAAgcatatttttgaaaaaagtttaGACCAAACACTTAAAGCATAACCTTGTCTAAACCGTTGTCAGAAGTTGGCTAAAACCCGTTCGCACAGCTAACATTCACAGTTGCCCTGTCAGTTGTTGCGTTGCCTGGTGTTGAACTTTTAGCCCCGACGGTGGCAAAACTTTTAATAACAACTCGCAGGGGCTGCCACTGCCCGGCGGCCATGAAAATGGTAGtgacagtggcagtggcgCTGGGTCCTTATCACAACATCGAGAAGCCATTTAGCTAATTGCATTTGGCATCTAATTGAATTGGGCCAAGCTTCAGGTTCGGAGTGATGGCTCCGCTCAGCTGGCCAATTGCCAGGAGGCATGTCCTTGGGtacagaataaaaaaatatgcgaAAAACTGGATTAGGATTATGTAACAGAAAAATCAGGTTATTTAGatactttttttctttatagtAATAGTGGAggcttattaaaatattaagcaAAGTATTAAACCTCTAAAAAATACTGTTGTAAATCATAAGCTGTATTGTAGCGAATGTCGTAAGTAAGCTTACTATCGATAATTACATAGGGATGAGAACAATGGTTCCTTACGATATACATAAATTATTTGGTATTTATGCTATTTGGTATATTTCACCAAATTTGTAAACTTTTTTTGACTGGAATACCCCTCAGACCAACATATTTTTGGCATGGCTTATGTGTGGCTATGGTGGCTTCGGTTTCTACTTTGGGGATTTGATTGCCAGGTGGCACATCATTTGGCACGCAATCCTCCTGGCtggcggaaacggaaacggaagaAAGAAAGTCCGCTCGACGCTCGACTCTCGAAAGGCTGACACATTGACAGGACGCCCTTGCGGGCCGCAATGCTAATTGCTAATGGCGAGGTCGTTCAACCGGGCGTATGCGTGATTTATGAGTTCGCACGTGAATGGGGCCTCCTGACAACTGGCaatgcgaatgcgaatgcGAAACAATGAACAAGTTAATCTCTCATTAATTAACAGTGTCAACAGACTTGCCGCCTTTCATTTAGCCATACGCTCGACCAAAGGAATAATGGATAGAAAGAACTACAAATAATGTCGGGCGACAAATCAAATTTTTCTACCTGTCGCCACGATTCCTTTCTTCAATCTTTTCGATGAGCAGCTGCAGAAAAGGCCAGAGGCGtagtctattttttttttttttaaatgaaaagaGGAGAATGTCTATCCATCAGAGGAAAGAGTTAAGTTTGTGAGCAATTAGAAATTTTTCTAAATACCCCTTTTTCTACGTCtgtggaataataaaaatctTGGACGTAGGAGGTTGTGGGAATGGGTGGTGCTTGAGTGGATTGGTGGGGGTACTTTGCTAATGAAGTGGTTGCGGTTCGTTTCGCGTCTGAACAATTGCACTTGTCGAGACGAGAGAGAAATGCTCATCAATTTAACCGCCAAGTACGCCAGAGGCAACCAcattcattcattctgaatcaAGAATTGTGTGTTTATAATATCCCGATGTGGGGATATAAAATAAGGAAATAAATTGAGTAAATTTTCtatcttttatttaatttctatagatgtaaattaatataattttttgacttgtattttaaagatatttaAGTTTTGGGAGCAGGACCTTcaaatgatttttattccCAAAAtctcttaaattaaattattaaccactttaattataattatatttgaatttactttttatttatcttttctATATTCCTTTCCAAGTCTTTTGTTTAAAGagccaaaaaagaaaagaattcCTCCTCGTTGAGACATCGAATTCATCTTCTTCATTTGGGTGGCAGACAGTCTTCAGTTCCCCTCGCAGTCCTGAAATTGATAAATCTAACCAACTTGCAGCTGGCTGTGGCAGGcactgtaaaaaataaataaatgctaggatattttacaaaaaggattaaaaaagaaaatattaaacaaagtAAAGATAAAGTTTGATGGTTAAACTCGTATTTAATTCTCTTATTTGgtgtttaaaattatttttggttttgagTAGTGCAATTTTGAAACCCCCAGCTCTCCCTGGCCTATTGGATTCTATCCGCGGATGATCCACCCAGTCCGCCACTGATGGGCGCCCGTCGGGTGTCGTGtttatttaattacatttGCATTTTCAAGGTGCTCGATGTTGCTCCTGAGCTTGTGGTTGTTCCTGTTCGCATTTCTCTTGTCATTTGTGTGTTTGggctcttttttttgtttttgcttttctttttggtGCTTTCTTGCTGagcaatttttaattaactttatttttataaaagctCTTTGGGGGGCGATGCCATCGCTTCCCCGGCACGCATCCATTCCGCCCCTGCCCCCGACGAGCATTCGGCCAAGTTGTCAATCAATTGTCAGCTGTTGGCCGTTTTGTGCTTGGTTTTGACCATGAACTTAACTTAATTCGCACAAACTAGCCACTCATTTAGTTGGGTTTAAGGTAAATAAAAATAGCCTTAAGAAAATGGTCAAATTTATGGTTTTTGAGGCAGTATCTGAAGTCTCTTTATGGCTTAAGTTACAATTCGTCCTTTGATTGTCCTGAAATAATGAAATTCCTTTAAACTGaataagttataaaactgaCAAAATTTATTCTCGAATAAATACGCACTCTGGCAGATGTCCTTTGAATGGAAACTCGAAATGACACCAAGATGCAGAGCAAGGACACAAATTGTTCTATGCCTCTAGAAAGTTTTCCGGCACAAAATGTCAATGTAAACATGC of the Drosophila ananassae strain 14024-0371.13 chromosome 2R, ASM1763931v2, whole genome shotgun sequence genome contains:
- the LOC6507159 gene encoding F-box/LRR-repeat protein 16; translation: MSSISAQGVVERASAELSKRINGLGLRSKHHHSGSGSGDAASTPGTTAAAPASSGKTSVMERVTNALCGGGNNSNSNSGSGSNSSANSTASAGASAATSPASNANPPQTPDKPSRGSSPSPGGMSLSSGQTQVPNSTHHLLQQQQQQQQQQQQQQQQLQQQHHQLQASTLINSNHHVMVGPAPPTGMPLGAPPTPTVKSIAKQMNITIPGGGVGPGSPTFSTMGMVAAQKAAGGGTGGTPLQLRKQLPNPHLHHPYGSMGVNQSALILQHQLHPPPIHSIESLMLDDRFLSRFFQYFSPYERRVLAQVCVKWRDTLYRSPRYWSGLLPTLQCRELRQMPSCDRSKLYNSLIRRGFHALGLVGASDEDALDVVHSFPLASKHVHSLSLRCSSISDRGLETLLDHLQSLFELELAGCNEVTEAGLWACLTPRIVSLSLADCINIADEAVGAVAQLLPSLYEFSLQAYHVTDAALGYFSPKQSHSLSILRLQSCWELTNHGIVNIVHSLPHLTVLSLSGCSKLTDDGVELIAENLQKLRALDLSWCPRITDASLEYIACDLNQLEELTLDRCVHITDIGVGYISTMLSLTALFLRWCSQVRDFGLQHLCSMRNLQVLSLAGCPLLTSSGLSSLIQLRHLQELELTNCPGASHELFDYLKEHLPRCLIIE